Part of the Cyanobacteria bacterium QS_8_64_29 genome is shown below.
TATTTGACTTGGGCGTCAATTTCGCCGAAGATCGGGACGAGTTCGGTCTCGACTTGCGATAGCAGCTGCCAACGGTCCATAGGCCACCCAAGCGCGCGCTTGCCAGCGTACGTTTCCCCTTAGAGGGGAACGCCAACGCTCGAGTTCGAATTCTGCCGCACCGCTTGAGATAATTGCATGACGAGCGCATCAACTTCTCCCGCTCCGCCCCGAAAACTGCTCTGGTCGGTCGTTTTCTACCTGGGCGCCATCCACGCCCTGGCGCTGCTCGCGCTGTGGCCGGCCACTTTTAGCTGGCCCGCCGTGGGTGTGGCGCTGCTGCTGCACTGGATAACCGGCGGATTGGGAGTAACGCTAGGCTTTCACCGCCTGGTCAGCCATCGCAGCTTTACAGTGCCCAAGTGGCTGGAGTACTTGCTGGTTACCTGCGGCACGCTCTCGGCCCAAGGTGGGGTCATCAATTGGGTAGGGCTGCACCGCATGCACCACCGCTACTCCGACACCGAGCCCGACCCCCACAATGCCAACGCTGGCTTTGGGTGGAGCCACATGGGTTGGATGCTCTACGACATTCCGGCCAACCACGCCGTGTACCGCTACACCAAAGACATCGCCGGCGATCCGGTGTATCGCTTTCTACAAAGGAACTTTATTTCGCTGCAGGTCGTTTTGGGCGGACTGCTCTACCTGTTGGGGGGTTGGCCCTTTGTCGTCTGGGGCGTCTTCGTTCGCCTAGTGGCCGTATTCCATTGCACGTGGTTCGTCAACAGCGCCACGCACGCCTTCGGCTACCGCAACTTTGACTGCGACGATCTGTCCAAAAACTGTTGGTGGGTGGCCTTGGTAACCTACGGCGAGGGCTGGCACAACAACCATCACGCCTATCCCTACTCGGCCCGCCATGGCTTGCGCTGGTGGGAGATCGACCTCACCTGGGGGATGGTTCGGGTCCTGCAGGCCCTGGGCCTAGCACGCCACATCAAGCTGCCCCCGGCCAGCGCTAAGGCCGGTACGCCCAACCCATCGCAATAGCGAGCAACAAGGCGCTGGCGATCGCAGCGCCAGCGGGATCCAAACCGCCAGCAGCACCAGCGCGATCGCCGCTATAAGGGGCCACCCCCAAAAGCGCGCGCCCGGCGTTCCCCGCCAGCGCCAAACGCGCCGGGCGGGGTAGCTGCTGGGCTGCTCGATGGCCGGCCGCCCGGCCACGGGGGTAAAAATCTGCTGGCAGCGATCACAGCCCAGCGCCTCGGTGAGGGCAATGCGCCGCAGTTGTCCGCCGCGGCGGCAAGGGCAAGGATAGACGGCGTCCAGATCCAGGGGCCGAGCTTGCCGGGAAGGCACAGCAGGCGCTCGCGATGGGCGATGGAGAAAACGTCAGACAGCCCCAGCGCGCGAGCCAGCGGGGCTGCCTGATGCGATCAAGTGGCTAAAAGCGGGTAACGCGATTCGAACGCGCGACATTCACCTTGGCAAGGTGACGCTCTACCGCTGAGCTATACCCGCCCGTTTGCGCTACTTAATGTGTCACAGCCATTGGGGCGCTGTCAATGCGCTTGCGAGCGCTCTGGGTCCTCCGAGACCGGCAGCACGGGGGAGGTACCGTCCGGGGCGAGCTCGTGATCGGCCGCTGGCGGCACTTGCCGCATGAGGTTGGCCATCTCGAGCGCGTTCATGGCGTAGTCCCAACCCTGGTTGGTTTTGACGCCCGCCCGCTCGAGCGCCTGCTGCATGGTCTCGGCAGTGACGATGCCATAGATTGCCGGTACGCCGCTCTGGAAGCCCGCCGCGGCAATGCCTTTGGCCGCCTCGCTGGCAACGTAATCAAAATGCGGCGTCTCGCCGCGAATGAGCGCCCCCAGGCAGATGATGGCGTCGTAGCGCCGCGACGAAGCCAGCCGCCGCGCCACCAGCGGGATTTCAAAGCTGCCCGGCACCCAGGCGTAGTCGATCTGGTCGCCTTCGGGGCTGGTATCGAGGCCGTGGCGCTTGAGGCAGTCCTGGCAGCCGGCCAGCAGCTTGCCCGTCACCAGATCGTTAAAGCGGCCGATAACGACCGCCAGCCGCAGCGAGCCCGGATCGGGGGCAAGATGGCCTTCAAAAACTGCCATGCGGGCCGCTCAGACCACAAAGAAGTTCAACACGCCCACCAGTAGGACCAGCGCCACCCAAATGCTGGACCCCACGTAGAGAATGGGTTGGGCGTTGTTGCCCCCGGCCAAAACCACCGGCGCCCCAATGACCAAGGCGAATGACAGCACGACCAACGCCGTTAGCGCGAGTTGAAATAGGATGAGCATCAGCTTCGTTCTCCCAACGCAGCCTTGCACGATGGCAGAAAACGCCCGCACGGAGCGCTTCTCCGTGGCAGCTAACCTATCAGATCCCGCCGGCAGCCTGGTGTAAGGAATTATTAACTGGCCCGGCGGCGGTGCGCTGCTGCGATTGCCTTTATTTATTTTTATAACATGGCCCGCACGCCCGAACGCCTGAGCGCGGCCGAGGCGGGGTTGCCAGGATGGCGAGCGCGCCTGCCTGCGGCCCTGCGACAGCTGCTGGACGATGCCGCCCGAGCGGCCGGCGAGCGCGGCTGGTGCCTGTACGCCGTGGGGGGTGCCGTCCGGGACTGGCTGCTGGCGCCACCGCAGGTGCCGCTGGGCGGGCAGGAGCTGGATCTGGTGGCCGACGGCTGCGATCGCGCGGCTGAGGCCGGGGCCGGCCTGGCAATCGCGCGCGCGCTACACGTGCAGTACCCGGAAGCTCGGCTGCAGCTGCACCAAGCCTTCCAAACCGCAGCCCTGCACTGGCACGCGCACCCGGCGCTGGGCTCGCTCGAGCTCGATGTGGCTACGGCGCGGCGCGAAGTCTACCTCCACCCGGCGGCCAATCCCGAGGTGGAACCCAGCGCTATCGGGGAGGACCTGGCCCGGCGCGATTTCAGCATCAACGCCTTGGCCCTGGGCCTCAACGGCCCCAATGCCGACGTGCTGCTGGATCGCTTCGGCGGGCTGGCCGACCTGCAGGTCGGCCGCATCCGCATCCTGCACGCCGATAGTTTCACCGACGATCCCACCCGGATCTATCGGGCCGTCAAATACGCCACGCGGCTGAGCTTCGAACTCGCCCCCGAGACGGCAGCAGCCGCCCGCCGCGCTACCGCCAGCGGCACCTACGAGCGCTACCGCAGCGGTCGCGCCCCAGCCCTGCAAGCGCGGCTCGGGGCCGAGCTGCAAGCGATCGCGCAAGCCCCTCACTGGCAGCCTGCGCTGCGGCAGCTGGCGCAGCTGGACGCTCTACGCTGCCTCCACCCCCAACTGAGCTTGGATGCGGGCCAGTGGCGACAGCTGCACCGCCTGGCGCGCTGGTTGCCGCGCTGGGATCCCCAGGGCCAGTGGGCGCACGGGCAGCTGCGCCTGGAGGCCCTACTGGCTGGACTGCCACCCCGCGATCGCCCGCGGGTGGCGGCCGAGCTGGCGCTACCCGGCAAAAGCCGGCAGCGTCTAGCGCAGCTCCAGGACGCCTGGCAGCAGATCCGGGCGGGGTTGCGCGCCTACCAGGCGCGCCCCGAACGCGATCGCCGGGCCCTAGCCGACCGGCGGCAGGCCGAGCGCGGCGCCCTCTTGCACTACCAGGGCCAGTACGAGCCCCAACCGCCGTCCGCGCTGCGCCGTGCCTGCGAGCGGCTGGAGCAGTACGGCTACCTGCCCAGCGAAGCCGAGGCTTTACTGTGCCTGTACGGGGCGCCGCTGCTGCTGCTGGTAGGCGTGCGGCTGCCGCCCGCCCAGCGGCGCGCCGTGTGGTGCTACCGGCAGTATTGGTCGCGGGTGGAATCGCCGCTGAGCGGCCGCGACCTCAAGGCGCTGGGCTACGCGCCCGGTCCCCAGTTCGCGCAGCTGCTGGGGGCGGCGCGGGCGGCTTGCCTAGACGGGGTTATTGGGGACGCTCCCACCGAGACGGAGATCCGCAACCAGGCGATCGCCTACCTACAAGCCTGCAGCCCCCACGGCTAGCTGCCCTAGCCCCTTCCGTTAGGATTAAAAGCAAGATATAATTTGTTACGAAATGTTTATCGGTGCGGTTGGGAGTCGGCCATGCAAAACCCTACCCTACACGCCTTTTTCGTCGGTCGGGCCCTGGCTGAAGTCTTGGGTGAGAAAGCAGAGACGGGCTTAACCGAAGTTTTGAGCGAGCTGGGCAAATTCGATGCCGAGCAGCGCGAGCGGATTCGGCAGTTCAGCGAGGAAGTCGTGGCGCGCGCAGAGCGGGAGGCCAACACGCACGCCGGCACTGGCCCGGCTCCGACGGCTGCGACCCCCTCAAACCCCAGCGCGAGCGACAATCCAGAGGACTTGCAGG
Proteins encoded:
- a CDS encoding acyl-CoA desaturase, translating into MTSASTSPAPPRKLLWSVVFYLGAIHALALLALWPATFSWPAVGVALLLHWITGGLGVTLGFHRLVSHRSFTVPKWLEYLLVTCGTLSAQGGVINWVGLHRMHHRYSDTEPDPHNANAGFGWSHMGWMLYDIPANHAVYRYTKDIAGDPVYRFLQRNFISLQVVLGGLLYLLGGWPFVVWGVFVRLVAVFHCTWFVNSATHAFGYRNFDCDDLSKNCWWVALVTYGEGWHNNHHAYPYSARHGLRWWEIDLTWGMVRVLQALGLARHIKLPPASAKAGTPNPSQ
- a CDS encoding 6,7-dimethyl-8-ribityllumazine synthase, with translation MAVFEGHLAPDPGSLRLAVVIGRFNDLVTGKLLAGCQDCLKRHGLDTSPEGDQIDYAWVPGSFEIPLVARRLASSRRYDAIICLGALIRGETPHFDYVASEAAKGIAAAGFQSGVPAIYGIVTAETMQQALERAGVKTNQGWDYAMNALEMANLMRQVPPAADHELAPDGTSPVLPVSEDPERSQAH
- the psbZ gene encoding photosystem II core protein PsbZ yields the protein MLILFQLALTALVVLSFALVIGAPVVLAGGNNAQPILYVGSSIWVALVLLVGVLNFFVV